The Myxococcales bacterium sequence GCAGAGCTACGGCCCCTCGGGATTCCGACGGTGCGTGACCGCGTCGTGCAGACGGCGCTGCGGGCGGGGATCGAGCCGATCTTCGAGCGAGAGTTCGCGGATCAAAGCTACGGCTTCCGTCCGAGGCGCAACGCGCACCAGGCCATCGACCGCGTTGAGCGCCTGCTCAACGCGGGGCTCAAGTGGGTCGTCGACGTGGATTTGAAGTCGTACTTCGACACGGTGTCGCACCCGCGGCTGATGGCGCTGGTGAGACGACGGATCGCAGACGGGCGCGTCCTCGGGCTGATCGAGGAGTTCCTGAAGCAACCCGTCGACGACGAAGGACAACGCTGGACCCCGATCGTCGGCACGCCGCAAGGCGCGGTGATGAGCCCGTTACTGGCGAACGTGTTCCTCGACCCGCTGGACCACCTGATGGCGAAGCAGGGCTACGAGATGACACGGTACGCTGACGACTTCGTGATCCAGTGCCGCACGGAGGACGAGGCGCGGCGCGCGTTGGAGGAGGTTGCGCGTTGGTGCGGCATCGCCGAACTGACGTTGCACCCGACGAAGACACGCATCGCACTCGTGACCGTGAGAGAGGGGATCGACTTTCTGGGCTACCACTTTCGCGAGCATCGGGACGACCCGAGGCGGACGAAGAAATGGCCCCGGAAGAAGAGCGTCATGAAGCTGCGCGAGCGGCTTCGCCCGCTGACCCGCCGCACGAACGGAGGCTCGCTGAACGCGATCGTGAAGCGCGTGAACGTGGTGCTGCGCGGGTTCCTCTCGTACTTTATCAAGAGCGTGCGTACGCCCCTGGACGGGATTGACCGCTGGGTCCGAGGCCGACTGCGATCCATTCTGCGACGGCGGAGCGGCAAGCGCGGCCGAGGTGGCGGCCTGGACTCCATCACATGGCCGAACGCTTTCTTCGTCAGGCTGGGGCTGCTCTCGCTGGCCAGCACCCCAGTCCAACTCGCGCTCCCACTCACGGGGTGAACGCGCTTCGGGAGAGCCGGATGCGAGAAATTCGCCTGTCCGGTTCGGCGGGGGGGATGGCCGCTCTCACGGGCGGCCATCCCTACCTCGATCGATCTCAGCGCGACACCCCGGCGTCCTTACGGCCGCCGGTTCCTTCAGCCGCGACCGACTCCACGGATTGGTGCCGCGTCCTTGAGCCACGGTCGACTCCAGGAACCGGCGGCCGTAAGGACGCCGGGAGCGATCTCAGCGTGACGCCCCGGCGTCCTTACGGCCGCCGGTTCCTGCCCGGTGCTCCACCCACACCAGTATGGGACCTTAGTGTTAGCGCAGCGGCGTCGCGAGCACGGCGCCGACTGCGGACGTGATCTCCGACTCGCCCCAGCGGATCGACCACGCGTGAACGACGTTCCTCCGAAAGCCCCCGCGGTGGAGCGGATCTTGTTGCGCCATCTCTTCGGCCTCTGCCTTCGAGGCCGCGCGAAGCACGAGAAGCCCCGTCGGCGCGCCGATCGACGGCGGCGATGCAGGTCCGTGCGCGCCCATGTCGAGCGGTCCCGCGAAGAGAAGACGTCCCTTCGCACGCACCTCCATCGCCCACAGATGGTGCGCGTGGAGCACCTTCCGTCCCTCGGGCGTGCTCGGGGGCTGCCAGGCGTCGAGCGTCTCTGCGATCACGACGAAGACCGCGTGGTTCTCGAGCGTGGCGCTGATCTCTTCGAGCGTGGGCGTCACCATCACCACGTCTCCCCGAACGGGCGCGCCTCGACCTCGAAGGACCACGCGGAGGGATGCTGCGTCGCGAGGTGAAACGCCGTCGCGGCCACGGCGTCGGGCGAGATGAAGAAGTCGTCGGGCTTGTCCTTCATGAACGCCCGCGACTTCGGCAGGTCGACGACGCCGTCGATGATGATCAGCGACACGTGGATGTGCTGCGGCCAGAGGTGTCGCGCCATCGACTCGGCGAGGCTCCGCTGCGCGGCCTTGGCAGGCGCGAAGGCGGCCGTGCGCGCGACGCCACGGCGCGAGGCCGTCGAGCCGATCACCACGATGTTGCCTCCGCCGCGGGACTTCATCTGCGGAATGACCCTCTGCGACGCGAGCAGCAGGCCGAGCGTGTTGACCCGAAAGGCGCTCTCCAGGGCGGCGGGCGCGACCTCTTCGACCGTGGCCCACGTGCCCGTTCCGGCGTTGTAGACGAGCGTGTCGACGGGACCCATGCCGCGCTCGATCGTCTGAACGCAGACGCGACCGAGGCTTCATCGGGACGTCGCACGAGTACGCCCTCGCATCACCGAGGCTCTTCGCGAGCGGCTCCGTCGTCTCGGTCGAGCGCGCGAGGAGCGCCACCGCGTAGCCCTCTCCGTCGAACCTGCGCGCGATCGCCGCGCCGTTGCCGGGACCCACGCCCACCACCACACACAACTTCTTCGTCATTCCAGCGCCTCCCGATCCGCACGTGGGATCGTGGGGGCAGCATCGTCCCGCGGCGTTCGAGACGGAAGGCGGCGAAAGTTGACCCTGCAGTCGCCCCCACGCAACAAGGTGATTCCCAATGCTCCTCGACGAGATCTCGATGTTTGCCCGCGTCGCGGCGAGCGGAACCCCGAGTACACGTCGGCGGAAGTCAGTCGGTGCTTCGTGCCGATGCGCGTCGCCCAACGTCGTTGCGTCTGCTCGACGGGCCGACAGCCCGCCTTCGCATCCGCGCCTTGTTGAGCAACGCGCCTCGACACGAATCCCTCGCCTTACTTCCGCCGCCGTGTACTCGCCGAAGCGGCGCGTCAGCTCGGCGTTCCCCGATCGACGCTCTCGCGTGCGATCGCGAGGCTCGAGGAGGCGACGGGCGTTCAGCTCGTGCAACGCAGCGCGCGGTCGATCTCGCTCACCGAGTCGGGGCGCCGCTTCTTCGCGGAGGTCGCACCCCATCTCAGCGCGCTCGACGAGGCCGCGCTCACGGTCGGAAAGAGCCGTGACTTCCTCGGCGGAACGTTGCGTGTGAGCGCGCCCGCATCGAGCGGCGATCTCCTCGGAGACGTCTTCGTCCGCTTCGGCG is a genomic window containing:
- the ltrA gene encoding group II intron reverse transcriptase/maturase, which encodes MVRALEDGVKGSVWYTLWDKFTTLQALESAFAQVKANDGAAGVDHVSVRDFERDRDKHLKALCEALRNGSYRPAAIRRRYIPKVGGAELRPLGIPTVRDRVVQTALRAGIEPIFEREFADQSYGFRPRRNAHQAIDRVERLLNAGLKWVVDVDLKSYFDTVSHPRLMALVRRRIADGRVLGLIEEFLKQPVDDEGQRWTPIVGTPQGAVMSPLLANVFLDPLDHLMAKQGYEMTRYADDFVIQCRTEDEARRALEEVARWCGIAELTLHPTKTRIALVTVREGIDFLGYHFREHRDDPRRTKKWPRKKSVMKLRERLRPLTRRTNGGSLNAIVKRVNVVLRGFLSYFIKSVRTPLDGIDRWVRGRLRSILRRRSGKRGRGGGLDSITWPNAFFVRLGLLSLASTPVQLALPLTG